One stretch of Punica granatum isolate Tunisia-2019 chromosome 5, ASM765513v2, whole genome shotgun sequence DNA includes these proteins:
- the LOC116209276 gene encoding transcription initiation factor TFIID subunit 1-like: MQAGLYRLKHLGITRLMNPTGIASAMSQLPNEAIALAAASHGERERQITPWTLSTDFVACTNQVKENLERLKISGIGDPSGWGLGSSYVRSTSKAPVSNAMTEKSYS, encoded by the exons ATGCAAGCAGGCCTTTACAGACTGAAGCATTTAGGAATCACAAGACTGATGAATCCCACTGGCATTGCGTCAGCGATGAGTCAGCTTCCAAATGAGGCAATAGCTTTAGCTGCTGCGTCACATGGTGAGAGGGAACGGCAGATCACTCCTTGGACCTTAAGTACCGATTTTGTTGCCTGCACAAACCAG GTAAAAGAAAATCTCGAGCGCTTGAAAATTTCCGGTATCGGTGACCCTTCAGGTTGGGGCCTTGGCTCTAGCTATGTTCGTAGTACTTCCAAGGCACCAGTTTCTAATGCAATGACAGAAAAAAGCTACAGTTAA
- the LOC116209454 gene encoding actin-depolymerizing factor-like: MSFRGANAQSGMGVADHCKSAYLELQRKKVHRYIVFKIDEKKKEVVVEKTGGPAESYEDFTSSLPENDCRYAVYDFDFVTSENCKKSKIFFIAWSPAVSRIRAKMLYATSKDRFRRELEGIHYEIQATDPTEMDLEVLQDRAH, from the exons ATGTCTTTCCGAGGG GCTAACGCTCAATCTGGGATGGGTGTGGCGGACCACTGCAAGAGCGCGTATCTGGAGCTGCAGAGGAAGAAGGTGCACCGCTACATAGTCTTCAAAATCGacgagaagaagaaagaggtcGTGGTGGAGAAGACCGGGGGTCCCGCCGAGAGCTACGAGGACTTTACCTCCTCTTTGCCCGAGAACGACTGCCGATATGCTGTCTACGACTTTGATTTTGTTACCTCCGAGAACTGTAAGAAGAGCAAGATCTTCTTCATCGCATG GTCCCCTGCCGTGTCTCGAATTCGAGCAAAAATGCTGTATGCAACATCAAAGGACCGTTTCAGGAGGGAGCTCGAGGGGATCCACTACGAGATCCAGGCAACTGACCCTACTGAGATGGACCTCGAAGTGCTCCAAGACCGTGCGCACTAG